The Bacillus sp. Y1 genome has a window encoding:
- a CDS encoding carbohydrate ABC transporter permease → MAHTPIKETIVEKPVWLTSFHFKHKIWTLIVVVVTCLLALLFLGPYLYLLLTSLKPSAEAVTVPPTLWPSKFSIENYRKMFDYLPIGKYFFNSLITAGASTILSVFFGAMAAYGISRFSSITGSYFLLFTLVIRMVPMISIAIPMYMIVKSMGLIDTHFALILVYTSLNVPFAIWLMIGFFDSVPKEFDEAARVDGCSWIGAFIRIILPVSLPGLATTAIFTFMLAWNDFLFSLLMTSTNAKTATVGISEFLTAYNLDLGPMTAAAISFSLPVMIFSFFVQRYIVSGMTLGAVKE, encoded by the coding sequence ATGGCCCACACGCCAATAAAAGAAACGATTGTTGAAAAACCAGTTTGGCTTACTAGTTTTCATTTTAAACATAAAATATGGACGCTGATTGTAGTGGTGGTCACCTGTTTACTGGCTTTATTATTCCTAGGTCCGTATCTCTATCTGCTATTAACATCATTGAAACCATCCGCCGAGGCAGTGACTGTACCACCGACTTTATGGCCCTCGAAATTTTCAATAGAAAATTATAGGAAAATGTTTGATTACTTGCCTATAGGAAAGTATTTTTTTAATAGCTTAATTACGGCCGGTGCCAGCACCATTTTAAGCGTATTCTTTGGTGCGATGGCTGCTTATGGAATTTCTAGGTTTTCTTCCATAACAGGAAGTTACTTTTTGTTATTTACGTTAGTGATTAGAATGGTACCAATGATTAGTATTGCGATTCCGATGTATATGATTGTAAAAAGTATGGGCTTGATTGATACCCATTTTGCCTTGATCTTGGTGTATACCAGCTTAAATGTCCCATTTGCCATTTGGTTAATGATAGGTTTTTTTGACTCGGTTCCAAAGGAATTTGATGAAGCGGCAAGGGTGGATGGATGCAGCTGGATTGGGGCCTTTATCAGAATTATTCTTCCGGTGTCACTTCCTGGACTGGCAACGACTGCAATCTTTACTTTTATGTTGGCTTGGAATGATTTTTTGTTCTCTTTACTCATGACCAGTACGAATGCCAAAACGGCGACAGTAGGAATTTCAGAATTTTTAACTGCTTATAATCTTGATTTAGGGCCAATGACAGCTGCGGCCATCTCATTTAGTCTGCCTGTTATGATATTTTCCTTTTTCGTACAGCGTTATATTGTAAGTGGCATGACTTTAGGAGCAGTAAAAGAATAA
- a CDS encoding NosD domain-containing protein, producing MASKNYYDVTEWPVGNPYEDIGEVINSIIADIKSRQTDTDVNKGGKPGAVIYIPPGDYHLGSQVVIDISYLKIMGSGHGFTSSSIRFNTSENEWGDLHELWPGGSRILVDIPLEVNEEEYKGAAFYVERSGNPRISSLEFSNFCIDGLHFIEDGSGETNPENTYTNGKTGIYVASACDSFRITGMGFVYLEHGITIYHADALTIHDNFIAECGNCIELRGWGQASKITDNLIGAGFKGYSIYAQNFGGLLITANNVFPRGASSIYFDGVTRSSITNNRLHSFYPGMVVFRENCSENLVSSNHFLRDHEPWTPFLGIDNGLDDLYGLLYISGNNNSVIANHFSEVINTQNIKPVGATPVIIRIVSGNGNYISNNHVVATEVHAKISDSCFSAQVEALLTTEAAGPLSVTTVLVEKESLQNTILDSGSDAQVVLDKTVNAFRSTPTLGA from the coding sequence ATGGCTAGTAAAAATTATTACGACGTAACAGAGTGGCCTGTCGGTAATCCGTATGAGGATATAGGGGAGGTAATCAATAGCATTATAGCAGATATTAAAAGTAGGCAAACGGACACTGATGTAAATAAAGGCGGAAAGCCGGGTGCGGTTATCTATATTCCACCGGGAGATTATCATCTTGGCAGTCAAGTAGTTATAGATATCAGTTATCTTAAAATTATGGGTTCTGGACACGGGTTTACATCTTCGAGTATTCGTTTTAATACTTCTGAGAATGAATGGGGCGATTTGCATGAATTGTGGCCGGGAGGAAGTCGCATACTCGTAGATATTCCCTTAGAAGTAAATGAAGAGGAATATAAAGGAGCTGCATTTTATGTTGAACGAAGTGGAAATCCCCGAATAAGTTCGTTAGAGTTTTCTAATTTTTGTATTGATGGTTTGCATTTTATTGAAGATGGTTCAGGAGAAACAAATCCGGAAAACACATACACTAACGGGAAAACGGGTATTTATGTTGCAAGTGCTTGTGACTCATTCCGGATTACAGGCATGGGATTTGTGTATTTAGAGCATGGAATTACTATTTATCATGCAGATGCACTGACTATACATGATAATTTCATAGCTGAATGTGGTAACTGTATAGAACTACGAGGTTGGGGACAGGCTTCAAAAATAACCGATAACTTGATAGGAGCCGGTTTTAAAGGATATTCAATTTACGCTCAAAATTTTGGTGGACTTTTGATTACAGCGAATAATGTTTTTCCACGAGGTGCGAGCAGTATCTATTTTGATGGTGTGACACGTTCTAGCATCACAAATAATAGACTTCATTCATTTTATCCAGGAATGGTGGTATTCAGGGAAAATTGTTCGGAAAACTTGGTTTCTTCAAATCACTTTTTACGTGACCATGAACCTTGGACTCCTTTTCTGGGAATAGACAATGGTTTAGATGATTTGTATGGTCTCCTCTATATCAGTGGCAATAATAATTCTGTAATTGCTAATCACTTTTCTGAAGTCATTAATACTCAGAACATCAAGCCGGTAGGTGCAACACCTGTAATCATACGTATTGTTTCGGGTAATGGAAATTATATTTCTAATAATCATGTTGTTGCCACGGAGGTCCATGCCAAGATAAGTGATTCTTGTTTCTCTGCGCAAGTAGAAGCTTTGTTGACTACCGAAGCAGCAGGGCCGCTTTCCGTAACAACAGTATTGGTAGAAAAAGAATCGCTTCAAAATACGATTCTTGATTCGGGAAGTGATGCACAGGTTGTTCTGGACAAGACTGTAAATGCATTCAGATCCACTCCAACGCTAGGAGCATAA